One segment of Eschrichtius robustus isolate mEscRob2 chromosome 3, mEscRob2.pri, whole genome shotgun sequence DNA contains the following:
- the UFC1 gene encoding ubiquitin-fold modifier-conjugating enzyme 1, protein MADEATRRVVSEIPVLKTNAGPRDRELWVQRLKEEYQSLIRYVENNKNADNDWFRLESNKEGTRWFGKCWYIHDLLKYEFDIEFDIPITYPTTAPEIAVPELDGKTAKMYRGGKVCLTDHFKPLWARNVPKFGLAHLMALGLGPWLAVEIPDLIQKGVIQHKEKCSQ, encoded by the exons ATGGCGGATGAGGCCACCCGGCGTGTCGTGTCTGAGATCCCGGTGCTGAAGACCAATGCCGGACCTCGAGATCGGGAGTTGTGGGTGCAGAGACTCAAGGAGGAATATCAGTCTCTTATCCGG TACGTGGAGAACAACAAGAATGCAGACAATGATTGGTTCCGACTGGAGTCCAACAAGGAAGGGACTCG GTGGTTTGGAAAATGCTGGTACATCCATGACCTCCTCAAATATGAGTTTGACATCGAGTTTGAC ATTCCTATCACATATCCCACTACTGCTCCAGAAATCGCAGTCCCTGAACTGGACGGAAAAACAGCAAAGATGTACAG GGGTGGCAAAGTATGCCTGACTGATCACTTTAAGCCTTTGTGGGCCAGGAATGTGCCTAAGTTTGGACTAGCTCATCTCATGGCTCTGGGG CTGGGTCCATGGCTGGCAGTGGAAATCCCCGATCTGATTCAGAAGGGAGTGATTCAGCATAAAGAGAAATGCAGCCAATGA
- the USP21 gene encoding ubiquitin carboxyl-terminal hydrolase 21 isoform X2 produces the protein MPQASEHRLGRTREPPLNVQHRVGSKLPFAPRARSKERRNPAPGPNPMLRPLPPRPAPPEERLKKLELGRGRTSGPRPRGPLRADHGVPLPGSPPPTVALPLPSRTNLARSKSVSSGDLRPMGIALGGHRGTGELGAALSRLALRPEPPTLRRSTSLRRLGGFPGPPTLLSIRTEPPTSHGSFHVISARPSEPFYSNDKMAHHTLLLGSGHVGLRNLGNTCFLNAVLQCLSSTRPLRDFCLRRDFRQEVPGGGRAQELTEAFADVIGALWHPDSCEAVNPTRFRAVFQKYVPSFSGYSQQDAQEFLKLLMERLHLEINRRGRRAPPVLANSPAPSQPRRGGALLEEPELRPVCGPVEKLSQVPGLICRGQGVSAGLFQPFHQGRRARIGECPKAGHLGIPFSLGKACHSTFPYQAPHVCSGRGVDNIQFLSPPQRHSASQILLNQSLDLNRFSASRGSIKKSSVGVDFPLQRLSLGDFASDKAGSPVYQLYALCNHSGSVHYGHYTALCRCQTGWHVYNDSRVSPVSENQVASSEGYVLFYQLMQEPPRCL, from the exons ATGCCCCAGGCTTCTGAGCACCGCCTGGGACGGACCCGAGAGCCACCTCTTAATGTCCAGCACCGAGTGGGATCCAAGCTACCATTTGCTCCCAGGGCCCGGAGCAAGGAGCGCCGAAACCCAGCCCCTGGGCCGAACCCTATGTTACGACCTCTGCCTCCTAGGCCAGCTCCCCCTGAGGAACGGCTCAAGAAACTGGAGCTGGGACGGGGACGGACCTCAGGCCCTCGTCCCAGAGGCCCGCTTCGGGCAGATCATGGAGTTCCCCTGCCTGGCTCACCACCCCCAACTGTGGCTCTGCCTCTCCCATCAAGGACCAACCTAGCCCGTTCCAAGTCTGTGAGCAGTGGGGACTTGCGTCCAATGGGGATTGCCTTGGGAGGGCACCGCGGCACTGGAGAGCTAGGGGCTGCACTGAGCCGCTTGGCTCTCCGGCCTGAGCCACCCACTTTGAGACGTAGCACCTCTCTCCGCCGCCTTGGGGGCTTTCCTGGGCCACCCACCTTGCTCAGCATACGGACAGAGCCCCCTACTTCCCATGGCTCCTTCCACGTGATATCTGCCCGGCCCTCTGAACCTTTCTACTCCAATGACAAGATG GCTCATCACACACTGCTTCTGGGCTCTGGTCATGTTGGCCTCCGAAACCTGGGGAACACG TGCTTCCTGAATGCTGTGCTACAGTGTTTGAGCAGCACTCGGCCTCTTCGGGACTTCTGTCTGCGAAGGGACTTCCGGCAAGAGGTGCCCGGAGGGGGCCGAGcccaagagctcactgaag cctttgcagatgtgattggtGCCCTGTGGCACCCTGACTCCTGCGAAGCTGTGAATCCTACTCGATTCCGAGCTGTCTTCCAGAAATACGTTCCTTCCTTCTCTGGATACAG CCAGCAGGATGCCCAAGAGTTTCTGAAGCTCCTCATGGAGCGGCTACACCTCGAAATCAACCGACGAGGCCGCCGGGCTCCGCCAGTCCTGGCCAATAGTCCAGCTCCCTCCCAACCCCGCCGTGGAGGGGCTCTGCTAGAAGAACCTGAGTTAAG ACCTGTTTGTGGGCCAGTTGAAAAGTTGTCTCAAGTGCCAGGCCT GATTTGCCGGGGGCAAGGTGTCTCTGCGGGATTGTTTCAGCCTTTTCACCAAGGAAGAAGAGCTAGAATCGGAGAATGCCCCA AGGCTGGACATTTGGGAATTCCGTTTTCCTTAGGAAAAGCCTGCCACTCCACCTTTCCCTACCAAGCTCCCCATGTGTGTTCAGGGAGGGGAGTGGACAACATTCAATTCCTCAGCCCCCCTCAGAGGCACTCTGCCTCCCAAATTCTCCTTAACCAGAGCTTAGATCTTAATCGATTTTCCGCCTCCCGAGGCTCCATCAAGAAAAGTTCAGTAGGTGTAGACTTCCCGCTGCAGCGACTGAGCCTAGGGgactttgccagtgacaaagccg GAAGCCCCGTATATCAGCTGTATGCCCTTTGCAACCACTCGGGCAGTGTCCACTATGGCCACTACACAGCCCTGTGCCGGTGCCAGACTGGTTGGCATGTCTACAATGACTCTCG TGTCTCCCCTGTCAGTGAAAACCAGGTGGCATCCAGTGAGGGCTACGTGCTGTTCTACCAACTGATGCAGGAGCCACCCCGGTGCCTGTGA
- the USP21 gene encoding ubiquitin carboxyl-terminal hydrolase 21 isoform X1, with protein MPQASEHRLGRTREPPLNVQHRVGSKLPFAPRARSKERRNPAPGPNPMLRPLPPRPAPPEERLKKLELGRGRTSGPRPRGPLRADHGVPLPGSPPPTVALPLPSRTNLARSKSVSSGDLRPMGIALGGHRGTGELGAALSRLALRPEPPTLRRSTSLRRLGGFPGPPTLLSIRTEPPTSHGSFHVISARPSEPFYSNDKMAHHTLLLGSGHVGLRNLGNTCFLNAVLQCLSSTRPLRDFCLRRDFRQEVPGGGRAQELTEAFADVIGALWHPDSCEAVNPTRFRAVFQKYVPSFSGYSQQDAQEFLKLLMERLHLEINRRGRRAPPVLANSPAPSQPRRGGALLEEPELSDDDRANLMWKRYLEREDSKIVDLFVGQLKSCLKCQACGYRSTTFEVFCDLSLPIPKKGFAGGKVSLRDCFSLFTKEEELESENAPVCDQCRQKTRSTKKLTVQRFPRILVLHLNRFSASRGSIKKSSVGVDFPLQRLSLGDFASDKAGSPVYQLYALCNHSGSVHYGHYTALCRCQTGWHVYNDSRVSPVSENQVASSEGYVLFYQLMQEPPRCL; from the exons ATGCCCCAGGCTTCTGAGCACCGCCTGGGACGGACCCGAGAGCCACCTCTTAATGTCCAGCACCGAGTGGGATCCAAGCTACCATTTGCTCCCAGGGCCCGGAGCAAGGAGCGCCGAAACCCAGCCCCTGGGCCGAACCCTATGTTACGACCTCTGCCTCCTAGGCCAGCTCCCCCTGAGGAACGGCTCAAGAAACTGGAGCTGGGACGGGGACGGACCTCAGGCCCTCGTCCCAGAGGCCCGCTTCGGGCAGATCATGGAGTTCCCCTGCCTGGCTCACCACCCCCAACTGTGGCTCTGCCTCTCCCATCAAGGACCAACCTAGCCCGTTCCAAGTCTGTGAGCAGTGGGGACTTGCGTCCAATGGGGATTGCCTTGGGAGGGCACCGCGGCACTGGAGAGCTAGGGGCTGCACTGAGCCGCTTGGCTCTCCGGCCTGAGCCACCCACTTTGAGACGTAGCACCTCTCTCCGCCGCCTTGGGGGCTTTCCTGGGCCACCCACCTTGCTCAGCATACGGACAGAGCCCCCTACTTCCCATGGCTCCTTCCACGTGATATCTGCCCGGCCCTCTGAACCTTTCTACTCCAATGACAAGATG GCTCATCACACACTGCTTCTGGGCTCTGGTCATGTTGGCCTCCGAAACCTGGGGAACACG TGCTTCCTGAATGCTGTGCTACAGTGTTTGAGCAGCACTCGGCCTCTTCGGGACTTCTGTCTGCGAAGGGACTTCCGGCAAGAGGTGCCCGGAGGGGGCCGAGcccaagagctcactgaag cctttgcagatgtgattggtGCCCTGTGGCACCCTGACTCCTGCGAAGCTGTGAATCCTACTCGATTCCGAGCTGTCTTCCAGAAATACGTTCCTTCCTTCTCTGGATACAG CCAGCAGGATGCCCAAGAGTTTCTGAAGCTCCTCATGGAGCGGCTACACCTCGAAATCAACCGACGAGGCCGCCGGGCTCCGCCAGTCCTGGCCAATAGTCCAGCTCCCTCCCAACCCCGCCGTGGAGGGGCTCTGCTAGAAGAACCTGAGTTAAG CGATGACGACCGAGCCAACCTAATGTGGAAGCGTTACCTGGAGCGAGAGGACAGCAAGATTGTGG ACCTGTTTGTGGGCCAGTTGAAAAGTTGTCTCAAGTGCCAGGCCTGTGGGTATCGCTCCACGACCTTCGAGGTTTTTTGTGACCTGTCCCTGCCCATCCCCAAG AAAGGATTTGCCGGGGGCAAGGTGTCTCTGCGGGATTGTTTCAGCCTTTTCACCAAGGAAGAAGAGCTAGAATCGGAGAATGCCCCA GTGTGTGACCAATGTCGGCAGAAAACACGAAGTACCAAAAAGTTGACAGTACAAAGATTCCCCCGAATCCTCGTGCTCC ATCTTAATCGATTTTCCGCCTCCCGAGGCTCCATCAAGAAAAGTTCAGTAGGTGTAGACTTCCCGCTGCAGCGACTGAGCCTAGGGgactttgccagtgacaaagccg GAAGCCCCGTATATCAGCTGTATGCCCTTTGCAACCACTCGGGCAGTGTCCACTATGGCCACTACACAGCCCTGTGCCGGTGCCAGACTGGTTGGCATGTCTACAATGACTCTCG TGTCTCCCCTGTCAGTGAAAACCAGGTGGCATCCAGTGAGGGCTACGTGCTGTTCTACCAACTGATGCAGGAGCCACCCCGGTGCCTGTGA
- the USP21 gene encoding ubiquitin carboxyl-terminal hydrolase 21 isoform X3, whose product MPQASEHRLGRTREPPLNVQHRVGSKLPFAPRARSKERRNPAPGPNPMLRPLPPRPAPPEERLKKLELGRGRTSGPRPRGPLRADHGVPLPGSPPPTVALPLPSRTNLARSKSVSSGDLRPMGIALGGHRGTGELGAALSRLALRPEPPTLRRSTSLRRLGGFPGPPTLLSIRTEPPTSHGSFHVISARPSEPFYSNDKMAHHTLLLGSGHVGLRNLGNTCFLNAVLQCLSSTRPLRDFCLRRDFRQEVPGGGRAQELTEAFADVIGALWHPDSCEAVNPTRFRAVFQKYVPSFSGYSQQDAQEFLKLLMERLHLEINRRGRRAPPVLANSPAPSQPRRGGALLEEPELSDDDRANLMWKRYLEREDSKIVDLFVGQLKSCLKCQACGYRSTTFEVFCDLSLPIPKKGFAGGKVSLRDCFSLFTKEEELESENAPVCDQCRQKTRSTKKLTVQRFPRILVLHLNRFSASRGSIKKSSVGVDFPLQRLSLGDFASDKAVSPLSVKTRWHPVRATCCSTN is encoded by the exons ATGCCCCAGGCTTCTGAGCACCGCCTGGGACGGACCCGAGAGCCACCTCTTAATGTCCAGCACCGAGTGGGATCCAAGCTACCATTTGCTCCCAGGGCCCGGAGCAAGGAGCGCCGAAACCCAGCCCCTGGGCCGAACCCTATGTTACGACCTCTGCCTCCTAGGCCAGCTCCCCCTGAGGAACGGCTCAAGAAACTGGAGCTGGGACGGGGACGGACCTCAGGCCCTCGTCCCAGAGGCCCGCTTCGGGCAGATCATGGAGTTCCCCTGCCTGGCTCACCACCCCCAACTGTGGCTCTGCCTCTCCCATCAAGGACCAACCTAGCCCGTTCCAAGTCTGTGAGCAGTGGGGACTTGCGTCCAATGGGGATTGCCTTGGGAGGGCACCGCGGCACTGGAGAGCTAGGGGCTGCACTGAGCCGCTTGGCTCTCCGGCCTGAGCCACCCACTTTGAGACGTAGCACCTCTCTCCGCCGCCTTGGGGGCTTTCCTGGGCCACCCACCTTGCTCAGCATACGGACAGAGCCCCCTACTTCCCATGGCTCCTTCCACGTGATATCTGCCCGGCCCTCTGAACCTTTCTACTCCAATGACAAGATG GCTCATCACACACTGCTTCTGGGCTCTGGTCATGTTGGCCTCCGAAACCTGGGGAACACG TGCTTCCTGAATGCTGTGCTACAGTGTTTGAGCAGCACTCGGCCTCTTCGGGACTTCTGTCTGCGAAGGGACTTCCGGCAAGAGGTGCCCGGAGGGGGCCGAGcccaagagctcactgaag cctttgcagatgtgattggtGCCCTGTGGCACCCTGACTCCTGCGAAGCTGTGAATCCTACTCGATTCCGAGCTGTCTTCCAGAAATACGTTCCTTCCTTCTCTGGATACAG CCAGCAGGATGCCCAAGAGTTTCTGAAGCTCCTCATGGAGCGGCTACACCTCGAAATCAACCGACGAGGCCGCCGGGCTCCGCCAGTCCTGGCCAATAGTCCAGCTCCCTCCCAACCCCGCCGTGGAGGGGCTCTGCTAGAAGAACCTGAGTTAAG CGATGACGACCGAGCCAACCTAATGTGGAAGCGTTACCTGGAGCGAGAGGACAGCAAGATTGTGG ACCTGTTTGTGGGCCAGTTGAAAAGTTGTCTCAAGTGCCAGGCCTGTGGGTATCGCTCCACGACCTTCGAGGTTTTTTGTGACCTGTCCCTGCCCATCCCCAAG AAAGGATTTGCCGGGGGCAAGGTGTCTCTGCGGGATTGTTTCAGCCTTTTCACCAAGGAAGAAGAGCTAGAATCGGAGAATGCCCCA GTGTGTGACCAATGTCGGCAGAAAACACGAAGTACCAAAAAGTTGACAGTACAAAGATTCCCCCGAATCCTCGTGCTCC ATCTTAATCGATTTTCCGCCTCCCGAGGCTCCATCAAGAAAAGTTCAGTAGGTGTAGACTTCCCGCTGCAGCGACTGAGCCTAGGGgactttgccagtgacaaagccg TGTCTCCCCTGTCAGTGAAAACCAGGTGGCATCCAGTGAGGGCTACGTGCTGTTCTACCAACTGA
- the USP21 gene encoding ubiquitin carboxyl-terminal hydrolase 21 isoform X4: MPQASEHRLGRTREPPLNVQHRVGSKLPFAPRARSKERRNPAPGPNPMLRPLPPRPAPPEERLKKLELGRGRTSGPRPRGPLRADHGVPLPGSPPPTVALPLPSRTNLARSKSAHHTLLLGSGHVGLRNLGNTCFLNAVLQCLSSTRPLRDFCLRRDFRQEVPGGGRAQELTEAFADVIGALWHPDSCEAVNPTRFRAVFQKYVPSFSGYSQQDAQEFLKLLMERLHLEINRRGRRAPPVLANSPAPSQPRRGGALLEEPELSDDDRANLMWKRYLEREDSKIVDLFVGQLKSCLKCQACGYRSTTFEVFCDLSLPIPKKGFAGGKVSLRDCFSLFTKEEELESENAPVCDQCRQKTRSTKKLTVQRFPRILVLHLNRFSASRGSIKKSSVGVDFPLQRLSLGDFASDKAGSPVYQLYALCNHSGSVHYGHYTALCRCQTGWHVYNDSRVSPVSENQVASSEGYVLFYQLMQEPPRCL; encoded by the exons ATGCCCCAGGCTTCTGAGCACCGCCTGGGACGGACCCGAGAGCCACCTCTTAATGTCCAGCACCGAGTGGGATCCAAGCTACCATTTGCTCCCAGGGCCCGGAGCAAGGAGCGCCGAAACCCAGCCCCTGGGCCGAACCCTATGTTACGACCTCTGCCTCCTAGGCCAGCTCCCCCTGAGGAACGGCTCAAGAAACTGGAGCTGGGACGGGGACGGACCTCAGGCCCTCGTCCCAGAGGCCCGCTTCGGGCAGATCATGGAGTTCCCCTGCCTGGCTCACCACCCCCAACTGTGGCTCTGCCTCTCCCATCAAGGACCAACCTAGCCCGTTCCAAGTCT GCTCATCACACACTGCTTCTGGGCTCTGGTCATGTTGGCCTCCGAAACCTGGGGAACACG TGCTTCCTGAATGCTGTGCTACAGTGTTTGAGCAGCACTCGGCCTCTTCGGGACTTCTGTCTGCGAAGGGACTTCCGGCAAGAGGTGCCCGGAGGGGGCCGAGcccaagagctcactgaag cctttgcagatgtgattggtGCCCTGTGGCACCCTGACTCCTGCGAAGCTGTGAATCCTACTCGATTCCGAGCTGTCTTCCAGAAATACGTTCCTTCCTTCTCTGGATACAG CCAGCAGGATGCCCAAGAGTTTCTGAAGCTCCTCATGGAGCGGCTACACCTCGAAATCAACCGACGAGGCCGCCGGGCTCCGCCAGTCCTGGCCAATAGTCCAGCTCCCTCCCAACCCCGCCGTGGAGGGGCTCTGCTAGAAGAACCTGAGTTAAG CGATGACGACCGAGCCAACCTAATGTGGAAGCGTTACCTGGAGCGAGAGGACAGCAAGATTGTGG ACCTGTTTGTGGGCCAGTTGAAAAGTTGTCTCAAGTGCCAGGCCTGTGGGTATCGCTCCACGACCTTCGAGGTTTTTTGTGACCTGTCCCTGCCCATCCCCAAG AAAGGATTTGCCGGGGGCAAGGTGTCTCTGCGGGATTGTTTCAGCCTTTTCACCAAGGAAGAAGAGCTAGAATCGGAGAATGCCCCA GTGTGTGACCAATGTCGGCAGAAAACACGAAGTACCAAAAAGTTGACAGTACAAAGATTCCCCCGAATCCTCGTGCTCC ATCTTAATCGATTTTCCGCCTCCCGAGGCTCCATCAAGAAAAGTTCAGTAGGTGTAGACTTCCCGCTGCAGCGACTGAGCCTAGGGgactttgccagtgacaaagccg GAAGCCCCGTATATCAGCTGTATGCCCTTTGCAACCACTCGGGCAGTGTCCACTATGGCCACTACACAGCCCTGTGCCGGTGCCAGACTGGTTGGCATGTCTACAATGACTCTCG TGTCTCCCCTGTCAGTGAAAACCAGGTGGCATCCAGTGAGGGCTACGTGCTGTTCTACCAACTGATGCAGGAGCCACCCCGGTGCCTGTGA